The following proteins are co-located in the Dyadobacter chenwenxiniae genome:
- a CDS encoding ABC transporter ATP-binding protein → MSDSLLNVHIQHTLQTVHGKMPMEITLSLPKGQILAITGPSGAGKTTLLRQIAGLLTPENGRIAFGSEVWFDSAEQKAISPQLRNVGFVFQDYALFPHLTVEENLFFGLKKGSDKSIVDALLRATDLSNLADRKPNQLSGGQQQRVALARALVRKPALMLLDEPFAALDYDMRYHLQDMLLKFHRQHQLTMIIVTHDIGEIFRLADQVAIIENGKIARQGTPAEVYAHEQSQTGDFVIFGEVLSCVSHADQLLVSALVENKVRQLTLPLDLAPEMIPGNTFTLRYPMDSARVMLIRH, encoded by the coding sequence GTGTCCGACAGCCTTCTTAACGTCCATATCCAGCACACTTTGCAAACCGTCCATGGCAAAATGCCGATGGAAATTACATTATCATTGCCGAAAGGACAGATATTAGCCATTACAGGACCGTCAGGAGCAGGAAAAACCACATTATTAAGACAAATTGCCGGGTTATTAACCCCTGAAAACGGCAGAATAGCATTCGGCAGCGAAGTCTGGTTTGACAGTGCTGAGCAAAAAGCCATTTCTCCACAGCTGAGGAACGTTGGTTTTGTTTTCCAGGATTATGCATTGTTTCCACATTTGACAGTTGAGGAAAATTTATTTTTCGGACTAAAAAAGGGAAGCGACAAAAGCATTGTTGATGCATTACTCAGAGCCACGGATCTCTCCAACCTCGCAGACCGCAAACCTAACCAGCTTTCCGGCGGCCAGCAGCAGCGTGTTGCATTAGCCCGCGCGCTGGTCAGAAAACCCGCCCTAATGTTGCTCGATGAGCCGTTTGCGGCGCTGGATTACGACATGCGCTATCATTTGCAGGATATGCTGTTAAAATTCCATCGGCAACATCAGCTCACCATGATCATCGTCACGCATGACATTGGCGAAATATTCCGGCTGGCCGACCAGGTTGCAATCATTGAAAACGGTAAAATTGCCCGCCAGGGCACGCCCGCGGAAGTTTATGCGCATGAACAATCGCAGACAGGAGATTTCGTGATTTTTGGTGAAGTGCTCAGCTGCGTCAGCCATGCCGATCAGCTTCTGGTAAGCGCTTTGGTCGAAAATAAAGTGCGCCAACTCACATTGCCGCTGGATCTTGCGCCTGAAATGATCCCGGGCAACACATTTACATTGCGTTACCCCATGGATTCGGCGCGCGTGATGCTGATCAGGCATTAA
- the modB gene encoding molybdate ABC transporter permease subunit translates to MNPEPLWLTFKLATITSVILLVLALPLAYWLAFGKFKGRGIIESLIGMPLVLPPSVIGFYLLLAFSPSYWFGAWIESLFGLRLVFSFSGLVIASVLYSLPFMVYPIRAGLQSLPASLREASYTLGKNEWETFFKVLLPNCKPAILTAFVITFAHTVGEFGVVLMIGGNIPGVTKVASVAIYNEVEALNYGAANDYAMVLFAITFVILLLVYSVNNRLLRVRQPS, encoded by the coding sequence TTGAACCCCGAACCCCTCTGGCTTACATTCAAACTGGCAACGATCACTTCGGTTATCCTGCTGGTGCTTGCATTGCCATTGGCCTACTGGCTGGCGTTCGGAAAATTTAAGGGACGAGGGATCATTGAATCGCTGATTGGCATGCCGCTTGTGCTGCCGCCATCGGTGATTGGATTTTACCTGCTTTTAGCATTCAGTCCCTCCTATTGGTTCGGCGCTTGGATTGAAAGCTTGTTTGGGTTACGGCTGGTTTTCAGCTTTTCGGGACTGGTCATTGCCTCTGTACTTTATAGCCTGCCATTTATGGTTTATCCCATACGCGCCGGGTTACAATCGCTTCCTGCGTCATTGCGCGAAGCGTCTTACACATTGGGAAAAAATGAGTGGGAAACATTCTTTAAAGTGCTTTTGCCTAACTGCAAACCTGCCATTCTCACAGCATTTGTAATCACATTTGCACATACAGTCGGAGAGTTTGGCGTCGTGCTTATGATAGGCGGCAACATTCCAGGTGTTACAAAAGTCGCTTCCGTGGCCATTTATAATGAGGTGGAAGCGCTGAACTATGGCGCTGCGAACGATTATGCAATGGTGCTTTTTGCAATTACATTCGTTATTTTGCTGTTGGTCTATTCTGTTAACAATCGCCTGCTCCGTGTCCGACAGCCTTCTTAA
- the modA gene encoding molybdate ABC transporter substrate-binding protein has protein sequence MNIQRFFLFFLVFLAGCSKPSEEIVVATAANVQYVMKEIKAEFEKETGKKIDIVVGSSGKLTTQIREGAPFDVFVSADTKYPQEIFKNGGSAEKPRIYALGTLVLWSKKIPKAELNVEVLADGKIKKIAIPNPETAPYGEAAIQVLKSKNVFGEIEKKLVFGESIAQTAQYITSGNVEAGFNALSIVLSPEMKDQGNYIILDSTDYKPIEQAAILLNHSEDSPKKKTSEQFYKFLYSQKAKEIFQKYGYK, from the coding sequence ATGAACATACAGCGCTTTTTTTTGTTTTTTTTGGTGTTTCTGGCAGGTTGTTCCAAACCTTCGGAGGAAATTGTTGTGGCCACCGCAGCCAACGTGCAGTATGTGATGAAGGAAATTAAGGCAGAATTTGAGAAAGAAACAGGCAAAAAAATCGACATTGTTGTAGGTTCCTCGGGCAAGCTTACCACCCAAATCCGCGAAGGTGCGCCGTTTGATGTCTTTGTCTCAGCTGATACAAAATATCCGCAGGAGATTTTCAAAAATGGCGGCTCGGCAGAAAAACCCAGAATTTATGCATTGGGCACATTGGTTTTATGGTCTAAAAAAATCCCAAAGGCAGAGCTGAATGTGGAAGTTTTAGCAGACGGCAAAATCAAAAAAATTGCCATTCCTAACCCGGAAACAGCACCATACGGAGAAGCTGCCATTCAGGTTTTAAAGTCAAAAAATGTTTTTGGAGAAATAGAAAAAAAACTCGTTTTCGGAGAAAGCATCGCCCAAACCGCTCAATACATCACATCCGGCAACGTAGAAGCCGGCTTCAATGCATTATCCATCGTCCTTTCACCAGAAATGAAAGATCAGGGAAACTACATTATCCTGGACTCTACGGACTACAAACCCATAGAACAAGCCGCTATCCTACTGAACCACAGCGAAGATTCTCCAAAAAAGAAAACCAGCGAACAATTTTATAAATTTTTGTACTCACAAAAAGCAAAAGAAATCTTCCAAAAATACGGCTACAAATAA
- a CDS encoding pyridoxal phosphate-dependent aminotransferase → MIIDTAQRTKQTSEYYFSVKLAEVRKLIAEGHDVINLGIGNPDMMPSSETLTALSEAAQKPQAHGYQPYVGTPAYRNAIADFYHHTYDVKLDPSTEILPLIGSKEGITHISLTFLDPGDEVLVPELGYPAYRAVSQMVGAIVKEYPLREDFGWQPDWNAMEALVTPKTKIMWLNYPHMPTGAPATRELFEEAVAFATKHKILLCHDNPYSLILNKKAPISLLSVDGAKEVAIELNSMSKSHNMAGWRMGWLSAAKPYINAVLTIKSNVDSGMFWAMQEAAVAALHNSDEWHYERNAVYQGRLEAAEAILETIGCTWDRKQEGMFLWGKLPDAVESAESLVNSLLVEKHVFIAPGFIFGPKGQRYIRLSLCMPKERIWEAVERIRL, encoded by the coding sequence ATGATTATAGATACTGCCCAGCGGACCAAGCAGACTTCCGAATACTACTTTTCGGTGAAGCTTGCGGAGGTTCGCAAACTGATTGCAGAAGGCCACGATGTGATTAACCTGGGGATAGGGAATCCGGACATGATGCCTTCATCTGAAACATTAACCGCCCTGTCGGAAGCCGCTCAGAAGCCGCAAGCGCATGGTTATCAGCCTTATGTGGGCACGCCCGCCTATCGGAATGCAATCGCAGATTTCTATCATCACACTTATGACGTTAAGCTCGATCCCTCGACAGAGATATTGCCATTAATCGGCTCAAAAGAAGGCATAACGCACATTTCCCTGACATTTCTGGATCCGGGCGATGAAGTGCTGGTTCCCGAGCTAGGTTATCCTGCTTACCGGGCTGTTAGTCAAATGGTTGGGGCGATTGTGAAGGAATATCCGTTGCGTGAGGATTTTGGCTGGCAGCCGGATTGGAACGCGATGGAAGCACTAGTAACGCCGAAAACCAAGATTATGTGGCTCAATTATCCGCATATGCCTACGGGAGCGCCTGCCACGCGTGAGCTGTTTGAAGAAGCGGTCGCATTTGCAACGAAGCACAAGATTTTGCTTTGCCACGACAATCCGTATAGTCTCATTTTAAATAAAAAAGCGCCGATCAGTTTGTTGTCCGTTGATGGTGCGAAGGAAGTGGCGATTGAACTCAATTCCATGAGCAAGTCGCACAATATGGCGGGTTGGCGAATGGGCTGGTTGTCAGCGGCTAAGCCTTACATTAATGCAGTGCTGACGATAAAAAGCAATGTAGATTCGGGCATGTTCTGGGCAATGCAGGAAGCGGCTGTGGCGGCTTTGCATAATTCGGATGAATGGCATTATGAGCGGAATGCGGTGTATCAAGGCCGTTTGGAAGCTGCTGAGGCAATTTTGGAAACAATCGGCTGCACCTGGGACCGCAAGCAGGAAGGCATGTTCCTGTGGGGCAAGTTGCCGGATGCTGTCGAGTCGGCGGAATCGCTGGTGAATAGTCTTTTGGTTGAAAAGCACGTGTTCATCGCGCCCGGCTTCATTTTCGGACCGAAAGGGCAGCGTTACATTCGTCTGTCGCTTTGCATGCCCAAAGAGCGGATTTGGGAAGCGGTGGAACGGATCAGGCTATAA
- a CDS encoding prephenate dehydrogenase encodes MILSIIGVGLLGGSFALSLREKYPNVKFVGVDNSLVNQKIALAKGIVDEIVTLDEALRISELNVLATPVDAINKLLPYMLEHLPEGRTIMDLGSTKEAICQIADAHAKRAQFVAVHPMAGTENSGPGAAFKELLTDKYVIICDKHKSNPESLGLVETFLRDVGMKIYYMQPGEHDLHLAYVSHLSHISSFALGLTVLDKEQDEKAIFAMASTGFSSTVRLAKSSPQMWAPIFDQNKTNVSKALGDYIELLKKFKDAIDQQDLETSLNFMNKANDIRRVLAGIEKK; translated from the coding sequence ATGATTCTCAGTATAATAGGAGTGGGCTTGTTGGGCGGATCTTTCGCTTTGAGCCTGCGTGAAAAATATCCGAATGTAAAATTCGTCGGCGTTGATAATTCTTTGGTAAATCAAAAAATTGCATTGGCCAAAGGTATTGTCGATGAGATCGTTACCCTTGACGAGGCGCTGCGAATTTCTGAATTGAATGTGCTGGCAACGCCTGTTGACGCGATCAACAAACTCTTGCCGTATATGCTCGAGCATTTGCCGGAAGGCCGCACAATTATGGACCTTGGCTCCACAAAAGAGGCGATTTGCCAGATTGCGGACGCGCATGCAAAACGTGCGCAATTTGTTGCTGTGCATCCTATGGCAGGAACAGAAAATTCCGGCCCGGGTGCTGCATTTAAGGAGTTGCTGACAGATAAATACGTAATAATTTGTGATAAGCATAAAAGCAATCCCGAGTCACTTGGCCTGGTTGAAACTTTCCTGCGCGATGTAGGCATGAAAATCTACTATATGCAGCCGGGTGAACATGATTTGCACCTGGCTTACGTGTCACATTTAAGCCATATCAGCTCTTTTGCGCTCGGATTGACGGTTTTGGATAAGGAGCAGGATGAAAAAGCGATTTTTGCAATGGCCAGCACCGGGTTTTCTTCAACGGTCAGGCTCGCTAAAAGTTCGCCGCAAATGTGGGCGCCTATTTTCGATCAGAACAAAACCAACGTATCAAAAGCATTGGGAGACTACATTGAGCTGCTGAAAAAGTTCAAGGATGCCATCGATCAGCAGGACCTGGAAACGAGTCTGAACTTTATGAATAAGGCCAATGATATCCGACGTGTTTTGGCCGGAATTGAAAAAAAATAA
- a CDS encoding murein L,D-transpeptidase catalytic domain family protein has protein sequence MTKAQAVLVAVMIALSVSFGFQKFDSLSDSTTSNSIKIKVDSAARPHWASLYDSLDLKKQGLSEAAFYYAWYGFQKMNLANPILAIADFSQSSRNKRLYVIDLIKRKVLLNTYVAHGRNSGDEFAKRFSNDNSSFQSSLGFYKTLGTYNGKHGLSLRLEGLEKGINDRALERAIVMHGADYVSESFIKNTGRLGRSLGCPAVSVLDSKKLISMLCNGAGLFIYSADQKYVKASPLLSGLQLDQTLGDPFLYTSSK, from the coding sequence ATGACAAAAGCTCAGGCAGTATTAGTAGCAGTAATGATTGCGCTTAGCGTTTCCTTCGGGTTCCAAAAATTTGATTCCTTATCCGATTCTACAACATCCAATTCAATAAAAATCAAGGTAGATTCCGCTGCCAGGCCGCATTGGGCAAGTCTGTATGACTCGCTTGATCTAAAAAAGCAGGGACTCTCAGAAGCAGCATTTTACTATGCTTGGTATGGCTTCCAGAAAATGAATCTGGCTAACCCTATTCTTGCCATTGCAGATTTTAGCCAGTCATCTCGCAATAAGAGGCTTTATGTGATTGACTTAATCAAAAGAAAGGTGTTGCTTAATACATACGTTGCACACGGCAGGAATTCCGGTGACGAGTTTGCAAAGCGTTTTTCAAATGATAATTCATCATTTCAATCCAGCTTGGGGTTTTATAAGACATTGGGGACTTACAATGGCAAGCACGGTCTTTCGCTTAGGCTGGAAGGGTTGGAAAAAGGAATTAACGACCGCGCTTTGGAAAGGGCGATCGTTATGCATGGAGCAGATTATGTGAGTGAGTCGTTTATCAAAAATACGGGTCGGCTAGGTCGGAGCCTGGGATGTCCCGCGGTATCTGTTTTGGACTCAAAAAAATTGATCAGTATGCTTTGTAATGGCGCTGGATTGTTTATCTATTCCGCTGATCAAAAGTACGTTAAGGCGTCACCGCTTTTATCAGGTTTACAGCTGGATCAAACCTTGGGCGATCCTTTTCTGTATACGTCTTCAAAGTAA
- a CDS encoding L,D-transpeptidase family protein yields the protein MQMLSGLGRTRYIPLVILFTLAILQSCKKNPTEMSREELESHLSSERHYAKLLEFSKSAGINVEKFAVAGEKAPVFALLEEAGFGHKPALRYTEKKIKADTLILREAAEALVKGESVEKVMEKLEPAFPVYRNLKVHYARLLKENKADSASLVAESLNAYRWIKRQSKGAPRFVMVNIRGAYLTAMDSAGQNVLRMRTVVGKSDTQTPTMDTYATSIVTHPYWNVPKSIAIKEMFPKAASDPEYLSRNRIEIIDNKGQAVNPEEIDWEELTAEKFPYRFRQETGEDNSLGLLKVEIKNPLAIYLHDTNARYLFKSNSRWRSHGCVRVQQPTDLANYMAGTKLLDNDFMTEPDTVSTPPKWHKLKARIPVFLLYLGADCNEKGDLLYFEDVYRKGSPKV from the coding sequence ATGCAAATGCTTTCAGGCTTGGGCCGCACCCGATACATTCCTCTCGTTATTTTATTTACGCTTGCCATTCTTCAATCCTGTAAGAAGAATCCCACCGAAATGTCCCGGGAGGAGTTAGAGAGTCATTTGAGCTCCGAGCGACATTATGCTAAATTGCTGGAGTTCAGTAAAAGTGCCGGCATAAATGTCGAAAAGTTCGCCGTTGCTGGTGAAAAAGCCCCGGTTTTTGCATTACTGGAGGAAGCAGGATTTGGTCACAAACCGGCATTGCGCTACACCGAAAAGAAAATCAAAGCAGATACACTGATCCTGCGCGAAGCAGCCGAAGCCCTTGTTAAGGGCGAATCAGTGGAGAAGGTGATGGAAAAGCTGGAACCTGCTTTTCCTGTATATCGCAATCTGAAAGTGCATTACGCACGCTTGTTAAAAGAAAATAAAGCGGATAGCGCATCGCTTGTTGCGGAATCTTTGAATGCTTACCGCTGGATTAAGCGACAATCCAAGGGTGCCCCACGATTTGTAATGGTAAATATTCGCGGCGCATATCTCACCGCAATGGATTCGGCCGGACAAAATGTGCTCCGTATGCGTACGGTGGTTGGCAAAAGCGACACGCAAACCCCGACAATGGACACTTATGCAACGAGCATTGTGACCCATCCTTACTGGAATGTGCCTAAAAGCATTGCTATCAAGGAAATGTTTCCGAAAGCGGCAAGCGATCCGGAATATTTGTCAAGAAATAGAATTGAAATAATCGATAACAAAGGCCAGGCAGTAAACCCGGAAGAGATTGATTGGGAAGAACTTACAGCGGAAAAATTCCCTTATCGCTTCCGTCAGGAAACGGGCGAAGATAACTCGCTTGGGTTGCTGAAAGTGGAGATTAAAAATCCTCTGGCGATTTATCTGCATGATACAAATGCAAGATATTTGTTCAAAAGCAATTCGAGATGGAGGAGCCATGGTTGCGTGCGTGTGCAGCAACCCACGGATCTGGCCAACTATATGGCTGGCACCAAGCTGCTTGACAATGATTTCATGACCGAGCCGGACACCGTTTCCACACCACCAAAATGGCATAAGTTAAAAGCAAGAATCCCGGTATTCCTGCTTTACCTGGGTGCCGATTGTAATGAAAAAGGGGATTTGCTTTACTTTGAAGACGTATACAGAAAAGGATCGCCCAAGGTTTGA
- the hflX gene encoding GTPase HflX, with protein MIDKKKSYSTAEKQETAVLVAVSTQKQPIEKTREYLEELAFLATTLGVETVNTFTQNLERADIRTYTGKGKLEEILIYVTANPVDMIIYDDDLTPSQVRNLEAVFKDIKVIDRSLLILDIFAMRAQTAQSKLQVELAQYQYMYPRLTRMWTHLSRQSGVGVGMRGPGETELETDRRIVKDRIAFLKEKLEKVDRQSTTRRKERDRLVRVAIVGYTNVGKSTLMRGLSKADVFAENKLFATVDSTVRKVNMENIPFLLTDTVGFIRKLPTTLIESFKSTLDEVREADVLLHVVDISHPSFEEHLDVVNKTLEEIGAANKPTILVFNKIDLYNPTFNADNDEGQEIEQTESVLEQLKKSYIADKADRVVFISAEKKENIEELRNTLFALVKERHFSIYPNWLDLGYTAVETEE; from the coding sequence ATGATTGATAAAAAGAAGTCATACTCAACAGCGGAAAAGCAGGAAACTGCTGTACTTGTGGCTGTTAGTACCCAAAAACAACCGATTGAAAAGACCAGGGAATATCTGGAAGAGCTTGCTTTTCTGGCGACCACACTGGGCGTGGAGACGGTTAATACATTTACACAAAACCTGGAAAGGGCTGATATCCGGACCTATACAGGAAAAGGAAAGCTCGAAGAAATTTTGATTTATGTGACCGCTAACCCGGTTGACATGATTATTTACGATGACGACCTGACGCCTTCCCAGGTAAGAAACCTGGAAGCTGTTTTTAAGGATATTAAGGTGATCGACAGGAGCTTACTGATCCTGGACATTTTTGCCATGCGCGCGCAAACGGCGCAATCGAAGTTACAGGTTGAGCTGGCGCAATATCAATATATGTATCCCCGGTTGACCAGGATGTGGACTCACTTAAGCCGCCAGTCCGGGGTTGGTGTGGGTATGCGCGGACCGGGTGAAACGGAATTGGAAACGGATAGGCGGATCGTGAAAGATCGGATTGCTTTCCTGAAAGAAAAGCTGGAAAAGGTTGATCGCCAAAGCACTACACGTCGTAAAGAACGGGACAGACTGGTTCGTGTTGCGATTGTAGGTTATACCAATGTAGGAAAGTCAACATTGATGCGCGGGCTTTCGAAAGCAGACGTTTTTGCTGAAAACAAGCTTTTCGCGACGGTTGATTCGACGGTAAGGAAGGTGAATATGGAGAATATCCCGTTTTTGCTGACAGATACGGTCGGTTTTATCCGCAAATTGCCGACAACATTGATCGAGTCTTTTAAATCAACTTTGGACGAGGTTCGGGAAGCGGACGTTTTGCTACACGTGGTGGACATTTCGCATCCGTCGTTTGAAGAGCATCTGGATGTTGTAAACAAAACATTGGAAGAAATCGGCGCAGCTAATAAGCCTACGATTTTGGTTTTCAATAAAATTGACCTTTATAACCCGACATTCAATGCGGATAATGATGAAGGGCAGGAGATTGAGCAGACAGAAAGTGTTCTGGAGCAATTGAAAAAGAGTTATATCGCCGACAAAGCAGATCGCGTTGTATTTATTTCGGCTGAAAAGAAAGAAAATATTGAAGAATTGAGAAACACATTATTCGCACTCGTAAAAGAGCGACACTTCTCAATTTATCCGAACTGGCTTGATTTGGGATACACTGCAGTTGAAACGGAGGAATAA
- a CDS encoding MATE family efflux transporter yields the protein MKKWFQLLRQAIRGSEESFTEGSINRAIFLLSVPMILEMVMESLFAVVDIFFVSKVSTEAVAVVGLTESVITLVYSVAIGLSTAATATIARRVGEGNTNGARHAVGQVIVISLAISAVTATVGTWFAGDILRIMGADQKVIELGTNFARIQFLSSPVVILLYSLSGALRGAGSAATAMRSLIVANCLNMILGPVLIFGLGPFPELGVTGAALATALGRSIGVGYQLFSLTKAQKSLGLLWEDLRPNPETIAGIVKVATGGTVQFLIGSASWIFLTRILSEFGSDVVAGYTIAIRVIMFTLLPAWGLANAAATLVGQNLGAGKPDRAEKSVWKCASYNFVFLLGLAVLMFVGAEEIVGLFSPNPEVIATGKMALRVLCLGYAAYAYGMVVIQSLNGAGDTKTPTVLNLICFWAIEIPVAYVLAVMMNFGPIGVFVSVPFAESILALLGIWRFRLGKWKLVKV from the coding sequence ATGAAAAAGTGGTTTCAACTGCTTCGTCAGGCTATTCGTGGCTCCGAAGAAAGTTTTACCGAAGGAAGCATCAACCGTGCTATCTTTTTACTGTCCGTCCCAATGATCCTTGAAATGGTGATGGAATCGCTATTTGCCGTTGTTGACATTTTCTTCGTTTCCAAAGTAAGTACAGAAGCCGTGGCGGTTGTCGGGCTTACTGAATCGGTGATTACGCTGGTTTATTCAGTGGCCATTGGTTTGAGCACGGCTGCGACGGCGACTATTGCGCGCCGGGTTGGCGAGGGCAATACAAATGGTGCACGGCATGCTGTCGGGCAGGTTATCGTCATTTCGTTAGCTATTTCGGCTGTTACCGCAACGGTCGGAACGTGGTTTGCAGGCGATATCCTGCGGATTATGGGCGCCGATCAGAAGGTGATAGAACTTGGGACAAATTTCGCCAGAATTCAGTTTCTGAGCAGTCCGGTCGTTATTTTGCTCTATTCTTTGAGCGGCGCACTGCGTGGGGCCGGTTCTGCGGCAACGGCGATGCGATCGCTGATTGTGGCCAACTGTTTAAACATGATCCTGGGGCCGGTTCTGATATTCGGACTTGGCCCATTTCCTGAGTTAGGTGTTACGGGTGCAGCTCTTGCTACCGCTTTGGGGCGTTCCATAGGCGTTGGTTATCAACTGTTTTCGCTAACCAAGGCACAAAAATCATTAGGCTTGCTTTGGGAAGATCTGCGTCCGAATCCGGAAACTATTGCGGGCATTGTCAAAGTGGCAACTGGCGGCACCGTTCAGTTTTTGATAGGCTCTGCGAGCTGGATTTTTCTGACACGTATATTATCTGAGTTCGGCAGTGACGTGGTGGCAGGATATACGATTGCTATCCGTGTGATTATGTTCACATTATTGCCTGCCTGGGGACTGGCCAACGCTGCCGCAACGCTCGTGGGGCAGAATCTGGGCGCCGGAAAGCCAGACAGGGCGGAAAAATCCGTTTGGAAATGTGCCTCTTATAATTTCGTTTTTTTACTAGGACTGGCCGTTTTAATGTTCGTGGGTGCTGAGGAGATTGTAGGTTTATTCAGTCCCAATCCTGAGGTAATTGCAACGGGAAAAATGGCCCTGCGCGTGCTCTGCCTGGGTTATGCCGCTTATGCATATGGAATGGTCGTCATTCAGTCGCTGAATGGGGCAGGGGACACCAAAACACCAACGGTCCTGAACCTGATCTGTTTTTGGGCAATTGAAATTCCCGTGGCGTATGTACTTGCTGTTATGATGAACTTTGGCCCGATCGGCGTCTTTGTCTCCGTTCCCTTTGCAGAATCCATCCTGGCCTTGTTAGGGATCTGGCGGTTCAGGCTGGGGAAATGGAAGTTGGTAAAGGTCTGA